CGGTACCACGTCGGCCGACGCGGCCGACGCCTGCAGCCGCTGCACGACTTGCAGCACGTGCTGCTCGAGGGCGCCGTGCAGGATCGCCACGAACTCGTCGCCCCCCACGCGGACCACCACGTCGTTTCCGCGCAGCTGCCGGAGCAGAAACCGGCTCAGATCAACGAGCGCCGCATCGCCGGCGGCGTGGCCGTGCTTGTCGTTGTACCCCTTGAAGTCGTCTATGTCGAGGTAGATGCACCCCCATGGCACAGACGGGTCCGACTCCAGCTTGTCCTCGAGCACGGTGAAATACCGCCTGTTGTAGCACCCCGTGAGCGGATCGCGCACGCTCAATTCGATCAATTGATCTTCCAGCGCCTTCTGCGCGCTGATGTCCACCAGAATGCCGTGATAAAAGAGCTCGCCGGTCTCCTCGTCGCGCACTACGTAGCTGGTGTCGCGCACGTACCGGGTTCCCCCGTCGGGACGCTTCAGCTCGAACTCGAAGCTCTGGACGGCGCCCCGGCTCTCGTACAGCGCCGCTTCCTCCGACCGGCGCGCCGGGTCCATCAGGTCGTGCGTCTTGACCGCCTTCAGCTCTTCGAGAGAGCCCACGCCGACGATGTCGATGAACGCGCGATTCGCGTCGAGGATGTCGCCGCTCGGCGTCGATATGTAGATGCCCTCGCCGAGCTGCGACGCGAACTGCCTCAGCGTCGCGGGATCGGATAAGCTGCGGTTCCTGCCGGACTCCTTGCCCTGCTCTCTCGACATAGCGCTCGGCATGTGTGTTGCCACCAGTCAGGGCAACACTAATTGAGGGCCTAACATGGCGCCTGATAAGCGAAGTGAACAGGCTCCGTCCAAAACGGACGAAGAGCGGACAGAGGACCAGGGCCAGCGCTCGGGCCGTCCCAACCAGGGGAACCCGGCGGAAGACCGCGAGCGGGAGCACAAGCCGAGTTACGGCGGCGAGGGCGGAGAGCCGCGCACCAGCTCCGACGAGAGGGAACCGGCGAAGCCGGAATGACGTTCGCGACCGTCGGAATTCACCACGTAACGGCGATCACGGGCGATCAGCAGCGCAACCTCGATTTCTACGCGGGCGTGCTGGGGCTGCGTCTCGTCAAGCGTACCGTCAACTTCGACGATCCCACCACGTACCATTTCTATTTCGGCGACGAGTCGGGAAGCCCCGGCTCGCTCATCACCTTCTTCGCCTGGCCGGACGCGAAGCGCGGGCGACCCGGAGCGGGGCAGGTCGCCGTGACCTCCTTCGCGATTCACCCGCGCTCGCTGGGATACTGGATCGAGCGCCTCATCCGGTATCACGTGCAGTACGAGCAGCCGAAGACGCGCTTCGACGACGAGCGCGTCATCGCCCTCAAGGACCCCGACGGTCTGCTGCTCGAGCTCGTTGCCCACCCCTCGGCCGAGGGCCGCAATCCGTGGAGCGGCGGGCAGGTCGAGCCCGAGCACTCGATTCGCGGGATCCACGCAGTAACCCTGTGGGAGGAAGGGCACGAGCTGACTAGCCGCCTCCTCATCGACTCCCTGGGCTTCCGCCTGACGCGCGAGCAGGGGAGCATCTACCGCTTCGTGGCGCGGGGCGATGGCCCGGCGACGATAGTGGATGTGCGCGTGGTGCCCGGTCTCTGGAGCGGAGTGATGGGCGCCGGCGCGGTGCACCACGTGGCGTTCCGCGCGCGCGACGACGCCGAGCAGATCGCCCTTCGCGGGACACTCGCCGCGCTCGGCTCGAACGTCACGCCGCAGCTCGACCGGCAGTACTTCCGCTCGGTGTATTTTCGCGAGCCCGGGGGGGTGCTGTTCGAGATCGCCACCGACGGCCCGGGCTTCACGCTCGATGAGCCGCTGGAGACTTTGGGTCTCGCGCTCAAACTGCCGCCGTGGCTCGAGGATCGCCGCTTCGAGATCGAGGCGCTGCTCCCGGACGTGCGGCTGCCGCTCAAGCTCCCGGGGCCCGCGGGGTGAGCGAGCGCTGCGGATTCACCCACCGGTTCG
This sequence is a window from Gemmatimonadaceae bacterium. Protein-coding genes within it:
- a CDS encoding sensor domain-containing diguanylate cyclase, with the translated sequence MSREQGKESGRNRSLSDPATLRQFASQLGEGIYISTPSGDILDANRAFIDIVGVGSLEELKAVKTHDLMDPARRSEEAALYESRGAVQSFEFELKRPDGGTRYVRDTSYVVRDEETGELFYHGILVDISAQKALEDQLIELSVRDPLTGCYNRRYFTVLEDKLESDPSVPWGCIYLDIDDFKGYNDKHGHAAGDAALVDLSRFLLRQLRGNDVVVRVGGDEFVAILHGALEQHVLQVVQRLQASAASADVVPFSMGWCSRQDGERLADTVDRADQRLISVKVLDRKRAERRKAAL
- a CDS encoding ring-cleaving dioxygenase, translated to MTFATVGIHHVTAITGDQQRNLDFYAGVLGLRLVKRTVNFDDPTTYHFYFGDESGSPGSLITFFAWPDAKRGRPGAGQVAVTSFAIHPRSLGYWIERLIRYHVQYEQPKTRFDDERVIALKDPDGLLLELVAHPSAEGRNPWSGGQVEPEHSIRGIHAVTLWEEGHELTSRLLIDSLGFRLTREQGSIYRFVARGDGPATIVDVRVVPGLWSGVMGAGAVHHVAFRARDDAEQIALRGTLAALGSNVTPQLDRQYFRSVYFREPGGVLFEIATDGPGFTLDEPLETLGLALKLPPWLEDRRFEIEALLPDVRLPLKLPGPAG